A segment of the Aureliella helgolandensis genome:
TTACGGCACGCCAATGGCGAGCCAATCCCCGCACTACATGCCTATAGCGAATCCATTATTCCAAGACCCTCTGATTGGCCCGAATCGGCGACCGTTACAGGGTACTGGTTTCTCAATCATCCAGAAGGCTGGCGACCATCACCGGAGCTTGAGGATTTTCTCGCCGGGGGTGAGCCGCCGGTCTACTTCGGCTTCGGTAGCATCTTTGGTCGCGATCCCGTTCATCTCACGCAGATTGTTCTAGATGCGGTTAGAGCCACCGGTGTGCGTGCGATTATTGCGAGTGGCTGGGGAGGCCTTGATCCCGCTCGGTTTGAATTGCCAAGCACCGTTCTTGCCATTGATTCCGTGCCTCACGATTGGCTCTTCCCACGCGTCGCCGCAGTTGTGCATCATGGTGGCTGCGGTACTACGGCGGCTGGACTCCGTGCCGGACGTCCGACAGTCGTTTGCTCGTTTTTCGGTGACCAACCGTTCTGGGGGGCGAAAGTCAAAGCTTTAGGAGTTGGGCCCGCGGCTATTCCTCAGAAGAGACTCAGCGTTGAAAGATTGAGTGCCGCCATCACCCAGGCTACAACAGATGTGACGCTTCGTGAAAAGGCTGATGCACTTGGTCAACGAATTCGAAATGAGGACGGTGTCGGCAACGCCGTCCAGTTCATCAATCATTGGATGAAGCGGTCGAGGTAGTCGTAATCTCGCATTCCGGCAAAACGCGTCATGAGAACACCACGCAGTGCGGACCGCCTGGGAGGTCGACATGATCGACGCACGTTAGCAAACGGGCTTTCGACATCGAGATGTACGACTCAATGTCTCGAATCACTTTCTCAAATCAACTTCGGTGCGAAACACCGAAGCGACTTTGCGATGCTTCAACTCTGCGGCGCGTGCATCAACCGGATGCTGGAAAAATATGCTCTTTACTACGGGGAGGTAATCCACCGACCGCACCGTGCCATAGCTAGTGTCCGTCCGGAAATTGAAAGCGTCTGTAAATTATTGGCTAATTTTCAAAAAAGCTCCCCGAAGAACGAACCCGCGAGCGAGTTCGAGCGTTGAATTTGTTGACTAAAACAGGTCCAAACGCTTAATCTTCGAGGAGTAGAAGTGGTTCGCAA
Coding sequences within it:
- a CDS encoding glycosyltransferase; the encoded protein is MNIEILAVGTRGDVQPYVALGKGLLAAGHCVTLCTCAKFESFITDHGLNYASMNDDLIDFMHSDDGKIAMENTGNWWEAIKTAFKLLPKLGPMQRQQIKDTWESTCAAKPDLILFHPKAVGAVDFAERLGVPCMLAFYLPMYVSTGSFPAMGIPDLRIGRWYNRLTYRFIAKATWWGTGKYINEWRQANGLPPRRGGKYLRHANGEPIPALHAYSESIIPRPSDWPESATVTGYWFLNHPEGWRPSPELEDFLAGGEPPVYFGFGSIFGRDPVHLTQIVLDAVRATGVRAIIASGWGGLDPARFELPSTVLAIDSVPHDWLFPRVAAVVHHGGCGTTAAGLRAGRPTVVCSFFGDQPFWGAKVKALGVGPAAIPQKRLSVERLSAAITQATTDVTLREKADALGQRIRNEDGVGNAVQFINHWMKRSR